The following is a genomic window from Rhodamnia argentea isolate NSW1041297 unplaced genomic scaffold, ASM2092103v1 Rarg_v2.28, whole genome shotgun sequence.
GTAATTGATGGAATTACGAATGGTTTTGGTCTTACAAGTTTCTTTTTTGGAGAAGGTATCAAATATGTAGGGTGCGGTCGCatctcttcttatctcttatTGTATTTATTGTTTGTAttaatctttttattaatttattcctttttgtatttttttaatttgaattttttttaagtttcatttatttcatatttcaacaaaaaaatgaattcttaaTTCTATTTACttattctatttctatttaataataattaataaatacctttcttattttttcaaaccaTAATAAAAATGGTTCTTCTTTAAATATTTCTAACTTcgaattctctttcttttttttcctatccaTATAAGAAGTTTTATAAACTTGGCTATCTTTATAGAATGTCTCTTGAAAGTTGAATGCATcccttgttttttcctttccattcacTCGGATCTCTTCCCTTTCATCGATTTTGTCCGGATCCTCCTTTTCTTCCgaaaaaagggaaggagaagGATCTTCTTCGGTGGATCCCTCTTGTTCCTGTTTCGTCCCCTTCGTTTCGAAAGTTGTTTCTATTTCTACATCTGTTTCTTCCTCGCTTTCCCCCCTTTCTTCCGTTTCTGaggtttctttgaattttttagtaacaATGGGTGACGGTATTCTGCCTAAATAGTAAACACAGGTAATAAATAAGAGAATACTAAAGATTCGAGCCATAGAATTTCTCAATTCTGACACAAGGTACTTATTCGATCGAATAGAATTCTTTTGCTGTATCCAGACTAATaccaattcaacccatttcatgaaaaaaatgtgaCCAATTAaccaaccaacaaaactacttgTTACAAATAACATCTTGTTGTTGCATCGAAACATATAAATGTTGACTAATCTGGCTAACATTGAACTTGGTAAAATGAAATGgttgaataattgaaaaatgagatTATTCAGGAATACACATTGAATGCTAAGATTACGCATTGAATTTCTGGTAGTAGATCCATAATCAAAAAAGTGTTTGTGATTGTTCCAgaagaaatgaaacaaaagataCGGTAGAGCTAGGACAGTTATTGTATGAGGTCTACCCAATGCTAGATGCAGAGGCGCATAATAGATCGATATGAACATCATGAGCTGTCCCGCAATAAAACCCGTTGTTGCTGATACCTTCTTCTcggttccttcttctccttcttccataACCCGAGCTCGGAGAAGGAAGAGATAAGAGGGCCCTATGGAGAATGTGGTCAGAAATCCATAATAGAGTCCGACCATAACGACCGAATTTATTATCTTCATGCATAAGGATACTGGATTACCTAGtagaaaagatttcaaaatcatcacaaacctcccttttttcttttctgtttcgaTTTCTTTTCTGGATTATtatataatgattttttaactttccaTATATAGAAATAGAAAGATATAGACTAGAAAGGACATCTCTTATGTCAATGACACCAAAGGTATATGAAATGAATGGAATTGTGATATGGATGGAATATAATGAAATAGAGCCACTTTGAGGTTCCCTATGAAATGAGGCATGTAACGAAGCCACTACGAAGAAGTTCCGGGAGTTACGAAGGAAACTTCGAGCTCATATTGGTTATGAGTTGAGAACGGGAATTGAACTCTATGAGATCGAATCTCCCGTTGTTCCTCAGTAGCTCAGTGGTAGAGCGGTCGGCTGTTAACTGACTGGTCGTAGGTTCGAATCCTACTTGGGGAGATTTGATTCATTTGGAATTAAAGAATTCAGAATGAAAGGGTTCGCTTTGACCGTTAAGAGTAGGTAACCCGTTCGTTCCCTGTGTCTTTGTTTCTATTGCATTCTATCTCATCGTATCACATTCTGTTCTTCGATATTTGAGAATCACCGTCAATATCTCGGTGTAGGTCCGGGA
Proteins encoded in this region:
- the LOC125313425 gene encoding putative protein TIC 214 N-terminal part, with translation MILKSFLLGNPVSLCMKIINSVVMVGLYYGFLTTFSIGPSYLFLLRARVMEEGEEGTEKKVSATTGFIAGQLMMFISIYYAPLHLALGRPHTITVLALPYLLFHFFWNNHKHFFDYGSTTRNSMRNLSIQCVFLNNLIFQLFNHFILPSSMLARLVNIYMFRCNNKMLFVTSSFVGWLIGHIFFMKWVELVLVWIQQKNSIRSNKYLVSELRNSMARIFSILLFITCVYYLGRIPSPIVTKKFKETSETEERGESEEETDVEIETTFETKGTKQEQEGSTEEDPSPSLFSEEKEDPDKIDEREEIRVNGKEKTRDAFNFQETFYKDSQVYKTSYMDRKKKKENSKLEIFKEEPFLLWFEKIRKVFI